A portion of the Carya illinoinensis cultivar Pawnee chromosome 11, C.illinoinensisPawnee_v1, whole genome shotgun sequence genome contains these proteins:
- the LOC122281569 gene encoding polyadenylate-binding protein RBP45C-like, with protein sequence MMQQPPPMSSDQQSQQQQQQQWMMMQPSQQQPVPPTGWAPQAVPPQLAQAQAQQYPAPQNSVSEEIRSLWIGDLLPWMEENYILTCFSHTGEVVSAKVIRNKQTGVSDGYGFIEFVSRAAADRVLQTYNGTLMPSTEQNFRLNWATLGAGEKRQDDGPDHTVFVGDLAADVTDYLLQETFKTVYKSVKGAKVVTDRTTGRSKGYGFVRFGDESEQLRSMTEMNGRYCSTRPMRIGPAATKKPVGGQQYQNPTYQNTQGNQGENDPNNTTIFVGGLDSSVTDDLLRQVFGQFGELVHVKIPMGKRCGFVQFASRASAEQALSLMNGTQLGGQSIRLSWGRSLSNKQTQPDQTQWNGAYYGYPQGYDAYTYAPPAQDPNMYYGGYPGYGNYQQPGAYQQPQQ encoded by the exons ATGATGCAACAGCCACCACCAATGTCATCGGATCAGCAGAgccagcagcagcagcaacaacagTGGATGATGATGCAGCCGTCTCAGCAGCAGCCGGTCCCTCCGACGGGTTGGGCCCCCCAGGCCGTGCCCCCTCAACTGGCGCAGGCTCAGGCCCAGCAGTATCCGGCCCCGCAGAACTCCGTTTCCGAAGAGATCCGATCTTTATGGATCGGGGACTTGCTGCCCTGGATGGAGGAAAATTATATCCTCACGTGCTTTAGTCACACTGGAGAG GTTGTATCAGCCAAGGTTATTCGCAATAAGCAAACGGGAGTGTCTGACGGTTATGGTTTCATTGAATTTGTTAGCCGTGCTGCGGCAGACAGGGTTTTGCAAACATACAATGGCACATTGATGCCAAGTACTGAGCAGAATTTCCGTCTGAACTGGGCCACCCTTGGTGCTGGTGAGAAGCGACAAGATGATGGTCCTGACCATACAGTTTTTGTGGGTGATTTGGCAGCTGATGTTACTGATTACTTGCTTCAAGAGACCTTCAAAACTGTATACAAATCAGTGAAAGGTGCAAAAGTTGTCACTGATAGGACCACTGGACGTTCGAAGGGTTATGGGTTTGTCAGGTTTGGTGATGAGAGTGAGCAGTTGCGATCAATGACTGAAATGAATGGCCGGTATTGTTCTACAAGGCCCATGCGCATTGGTCCGGCTGCTACAAAAAAACCTGTCGGTGGACAGCAATATCAGAATC CTACTTACCAGAATACTCAAGGAAACCAGGGggagaatgatccaaataataCAACT ATATTTGTTGGGGGTTTGGATTCAAGTGTCACAGATGACTTGTTGAGGCAAGTGTTTGGCCAGTTTGGTGAGCTAGTTCATGTCAAAATACCAATGGGTAAGCGATGTGGATTTGTTCAATTTGCAAGCAG AGCTAGTGCAGAGCAGGCACTATCACTAATGAATGGTACTCAGTTAGGAGGACAAAGTATTAGACTGTCATGGGGGCGTAGTCTGTCAAACAAGCAG ACACAGCCAGATCAAACACAGTGGAATGGTGCATATTATGGGTACCCACAAGGATACGATGCATATACATACGCACCCCCTGCCCAGGACCCTAACATGTATTATGGAGGCTATCCTGGATATGGAAATTACCAGCAGCCTGGTGCTTACCAACAGCCACAGCAG TGA